A genomic window from Flavobacterium hankyongi includes:
- the argB gene encoding acetylglutamate kinase — translation MVHVIKIGGNIIDDAIKLDDFLNRFAKLDGPKILIHGGGKLATNLAKELNIEQQIIDGRRVTDAETLKITAMVYAGLVNKTIVAKLQSKSSNAIGLSGVDGNIIQSVKRNHPTIDYGWVGDVESVNADFLQSLIDNGIVPVISPITHDGKGNLLNTNADTIATEVAMALSETNDVNLRFCFEKLGVLTNPELDGSWLRILDKNEYEWLKDQQIISKGMLPKLENAFRASESKVTKVEICHADYATEQGESFIGTQII, via the coding sequence ATGGTACACGTAATAAAAATAGGTGGAAATATTATTGATGATGCAATTAAACTGGACGATTTTTTGAACCGTTTTGCAAAACTAGATGGTCCTAAAATATTGATTCACGGCGGCGGAAAACTGGCTACCAATTTAGCAAAAGAGCTGAATATCGAACAGCAAATCATTGATGGTAGACGTGTTACCGATGCCGAAACGTTGAAAATTACCGCGATGGTGTATGCTGGATTAGTCAACAAAACTATTGTGGCTAAATTACAGTCAAAATCATCTAATGCTATTGGATTAAGTGGAGTTGACGGTAATATCATCCAATCGGTTAAAAGAAATCATCCAACGATTGATTATGGTTGGGTAGGTGACGTAGAAAGCGTTAATGCCGATTTCTTGCAAAGTCTTATAGACAATGGAATTGTACCTGTTATCAGTCCGATTACGCACGACGGGAAAGGAAATTTGTTAAATACCAATGCGGATACTATAGCAACAGAAGTGGCCATGGCACTATCGGAAACGAATGATGTGAACCTCAGATTTTGTTTTGAAAAGTTAGGCGTTTTGACCAATCCCGAATTGGATGGTTCGTGGTTGCGGATTTTAGATAAAAACGAATATGAATGGCTTAAAGACCAACAGATTATATCCAAAGGAATGCTTCCGAAATTAGAAAACGCATTCAGAGCTAGTGAATCAAAAGTAACCAAAGTGGAAATCTGTCATGCTGATTATGCCACAGAACAAGGCGAATCCTTTATCGGAACCCAAATAATTTAA
- a CDS encoding M20 family metallo-hydrolase, which produces MEQLQKEALELLQKLIATESFSKQEDKTAEILNNFFVQKGIPTERLLHNVWVKNKYFDDSKPTILLNSHHDTVKPNKQYTRDPFSPDIEDGILYGLGSNDAGGPLVSLAACFLHFYDRQDLQFNLIYAATAEEEISGNNGVEIVLPELGTIYFGIVGEPTKMDIAIAEKGLFVIDCIAHGKSGHAAREEGENAIYKALAAIEWFRTFEFPEESEMLGKVKMSVTIINAGIQHNVVPESCQFTVDIRTTDKYNNEQALEIIKQHVDCEVIPRSTRLNPSFAPKEHPIVQSGMALGRAIYASPTTSDQALMNGFPTFKMGPGDSARSHTANEYIYVEEINKGIEIYIEMLEKFNKTDHETVAKYIG; this is translated from the coding sequence ATGGAACAGTTACAAAAAGAAGCTTTGGAGCTCTTGCAAAAATTGATTGCGACGGAATCCTTCAGTAAACAGGAAGATAAAACAGCCGAAATCTTAAATAATTTTTTTGTTCAGAAAGGCATTCCAACGGAGCGATTACTGCATAATGTTTGGGTAAAGAACAAGTATTTTGACGATTCAAAACCAACCATCTTACTGAATTCGCATCACGACACTGTAAAACCGAACAAACAATACACAAGAGATCCTTTTAGTCCTGATATCGAGGACGGAATTTTATATGGTTTGGGAAGTAATGATGCAGGCGGACCGCTTGTTTCTTTAGCGGCTTGTTTTTTGCATTTTTATGACAGACAGGACTTGCAGTTCAATTTGATTTACGCTGCGACTGCTGAAGAAGAAATATCTGGGAATAACGGAGTCGAAATTGTCTTACCTGAATTAGGGACGATTTATTTCGGAATTGTGGGAGAACCTACTAAAATGGATATTGCCATTGCCGAAAAAGGTTTATTCGTGATTGATTGTATTGCCCACGGAAAATCAGGGCATGCCGCCAGGGAAGAAGGGGAAAACGCGATTTACAAAGCTTTGGCAGCTATTGAATGGTTCAGAACGTTTGAGTTTCCTGAGGAATCTGAAATGCTAGGCAAAGTCAAAATGTCGGTGACAATTATCAATGCGGGTATACAGCATAACGTGGTACCTGAAAGCTGCCAGTTTACAGTTGATATCAGAACAACTGATAAATACAATAATGAACAGGCTTTGGAAATTATCAAGCAGCATGTTGATTGTGAAGTGATTCCGCGTTCGACAAGGTTAAATCCTTCGTTTGCACCGAAAGAGCATCCTATTGTGCAAAGCGGTATGGCGTTGGGAAGAGCAATTTATGCTTCTCCAACTACTTCGGATCAGGCTTTGATGAATGGATTCCCAACATTCAAAATGGGACCGGGCGACTCGGCAAGATCGCATACGGCCAATGAATATATTTATGTAGAAGAAATTAACAAAGGCATTGAAATTTATATCGAAATGCTTGAAAAATTTAATAAGACAGATCATGAAACTGTGGCAAAATACATCGGATAA
- a CDS encoding peptidase, with protein MSKKRLKRKAFFKAIKTPRRLVILNEETFEEQFSLKLSILNVFVLGTIGAIFLISITSYLIAFTPLREYIPGYSSTQLKEDALFLGLKADSLEFKLKKNDAYINSVKKVLTGDLEYAKVNKDSILASDYVDPSEYEMEASEQEMELRKQVQEAAKKESK; from the coding sequence ATGTCCAAAAAAAGATTAAAAAGAAAAGCCTTTTTTAAAGCCATAAAAACCCCTCGAAGATTAGTCATTTTGAATGAAGAAACTTTTGAGGAACAGTTCTCATTAAAACTAAGCATACTTAATGTTTTTGTTTTAGGAACAATAGGTGCAATTTTTTTAATATCAATAACAAGTTATTTAATTGCTTTTACACCCCTACGTGAGTATATTCCTGGGTATTCTTCAACTCAATTGAAAGAGGATGCTCTTTTTTTAGGATTAAAAGCAGATTCACTAGAGTTTAAATTAAAAAAGAATGATGCTTATATCAATTCAGTTAAAAAAGTTTTAACTGGAGATTTAGAATATGCTAAAGTAAATAAAGATTCTATACTCGCATCAGATTATGTAGATCCTTCAGAATACGAGATGGAAGCTTCTGAACAGGAAATGGAATTAAGAAAGCAAGTACAAGAAGCAGCTAAAAAAGAAAGTAAATAA
- the argH gene encoding argininosuccinate lyase, giving the protein MKLWQNTSDNVKTSISAMVEQFTIGQDTIWDLSLAEADIKGSLAHTSMLHDIGLLTTEELKQAHEGLDAILKTIYDKTFVIEEGVEDVHSQVELLLTQMKGEVGKKIHAGRSRNDQSLLDIKLFIKAELKQIVEKTETVFNSLIDLSNKHKEDLLPGYTHFQLAMPSSFGLWFGAYAESLCDDLELILAAYHMANKNPLGSGAGYGSSFPLNRTFTTLLLNFESMNHNVVYAQMTRGKIEKTTAMALAGIAATLTKFSMDVCLYMNQNFGFISFPKELTTGSSIMPHKKNPDIFELIRAKCNRIQALPNELTLLTNNLPSGYHRDMQLTKECLFPAIITLKECLDMLQVMLENITVKQNILSDEKYLNLFTVEVVNELVLSGIPFREAYKIVSKQVEENQFEYNSKTFNHTHEGSIGNLQNDKIKEEFIQKRKQII; this is encoded by the coding sequence ATGAAACTGTGGCAAAATACATCGGATAACGTAAAAACTTCCATTTCTGCAATGGTAGAACAATTTACCATCGGACAGGATACAATCTGGGATTTATCTTTGGCAGAAGCCGATATCAAAGGATCGCTTGCCCATACATCTATGTTGCATGACATAGGATTGTTAACTACAGAAGAGTTGAAACAAGCACATGAAGGGTTGGATGCTATTCTGAAAACGATCTATGATAAAACTTTTGTGATTGAAGAAGGGGTAGAGGATGTACACTCACAAGTAGAGTTATTGCTGACTCAAATGAAAGGGGAAGTAGGGAAAAAAATCCATGCTGGACGTTCAAGAAATGATCAGTCCCTGTTGGATATCAAGTTGTTCATCAAAGCTGAACTCAAGCAGATTGTTGAAAAAACCGAAACTGTTTTTAATAGTTTAATTGATTTAAGTAATAAACATAAAGAGGATTTATTACCAGGTTATACCCATTTTCAACTGGCTATGCCTTCCTCATTTGGGTTATGGTTTGGTGCTTATGCCGAAAGTTTATGCGATGACCTGGAACTGATTTTAGCGGCATATCACATGGCCAACAAAAATCCATTGGGTTCGGGAGCTGGGTATGGTTCTTCATTTCCATTGAACAGAACATTTACAACACTGTTACTCAATTTTGAATCGATGAATCATAATGTGGTGTATGCCCAAATGACAAGAGGGAAAATTGAGAAAACTACAGCTATGGCTTTAGCTGGTATTGCCGCAACGTTGACCAAATTTTCGATGGATGTGTGTTTATACATGAACCAGAATTTTGGGTTTATTTCTTTTCCAAAAGAATTGACAACGGGAAGCAGTATCATGCCTCATAAAAAGAATCCAGATATTTTTGAGTTGATCAGAGCCAAATGTAACAGAATCCAGGCATTGCCGAATGAATTGACGTTACTGACGAACAATCTGCCTTCTGGATATCACAGAGATATGCAATTAACTAAGGAATGTTTGTTTCCTGCCATAATTACATTGAAAGAATGCTTGGATATGCTTCAGGTAATGCTAGAGAATATTACTGTAAAACAGAATATTCTTTCGGATGAAAAATACCTTAATTTGTTTACGGTAGAAGTGGTCAATGAATTGGTTTTATCTGGAATTCCATTCAGGGAAGCCTATAAAATAGTATCAAAACAAGTGGAAGAAAATCAGTTTGAATACAACAGTAAAACATTCAACCATACCCATGAGGGAAGTATTGGTAATTTACAAAATGATAAAATAAAAGAGGAGTTTATCCAAAAAAGAAAACAGATAATTTAG
- the tatA gene encoding twin-arginine translocase TatA/TatE family subunit → MGRLGTTEIIIILVVVLLLFGGKKIPELMKGLGSGLNEFKKASKGEDTTTAKKEDETKE, encoded by the coding sequence ATGGGAAGACTTGGAACTACTGAAATTATTATAATACTAGTTGTTGTTTTATTACTTTTTGGAGGTAAAAAAATTCCAGAATTAATGAAAGGTTTAGGAAGCGGTTTGAACGAATTCAAAAAAGCTTCTAAAGGAGAAGATACCACTACTGCAAAGAAAGAAGACGAAACTAAAGAGTAA
- a CDS encoding Lrp/AsnC family transcriptional regulator, with protein sequence MDKTDAKILNILQKDCTLSVKDVAAMVGLSYTPTYERIKHLQESGVIKKSAVILNPSKVGIKLFAYCNITLKKQSRENLKNFEEQVMEMPEILEVTSLSGIYDYMLKIATTDIDAYNDFVVNKLANIPNIGQYHSNIVMSMVKNETSYFLPEN encoded by the coding sequence ATGGATAAAACAGACGCAAAAATTCTAAACATTCTACAAAAAGATTGTACACTTTCGGTGAAAGATGTTGCGGCTATGGTGGGACTTTCTTATACTCCAACGTACGAGAGGATTAAACATCTTCAAGAATCTGGAGTTATCAAGAAAAGTGCTGTTATCCTTAATCCTTCAAAAGTGGGTATTAAGCTTTTTGCTTATTGTAATATCACTCTTAAAAAACAATCTCGAGAAAATTTAAAAAATTTCGAGGAACAAGTAATGGAAATGCCTGAAATTCTAGAGGTAACTAGTCTTTCAGGCATTTATGATTATATGTTAAAAATTGCCACCACCGACATTGATGCTTACAATGATTTTGTGGTGAATAAATTAGCCAATATCCCAAACATTGGTCAATATCACAGTAATATTGTGATGAGTATGGTGAAAAACGAAACTTCATACTTTTTACCAGAAAACTAA